The following proteins come from a genomic window of Vicia villosa cultivar HV-30 ecotype Madison, WI unplaced genomic scaffold, Vvil1.0 ctg.001236F_1_1, whole genome shotgun sequence:
- the LOC131634133 gene encoding transcription factor MYB30-like, with protein MARTPYCDKSGMRKGTWTAEEDRKLIAYVTRYGCWNWRQLPKFAGLSRCGKSCRLNYLRPNIKRGNFTQQEEELIIRMHKNLGNRWSVIAAELPGRTDNEIKNHWHTSLKKRAQQMNTVSNEETIATKSQASSHISDITGPLSPFSSSSEFSSTTSDQSFTALEDFGFLDSFIESMDDSFMLDNDFTSFVDAYTESTVDSFWTHPYEGDMSPIL; from the exons ATGGCGAGAACACCTTATTGTGACAAAAGTGGAATGAGGAAAGGGACTTGGACTGCTGAGGAAGATAGGAAATTAATTGCGTATGTAACTAGATATGGTTGCTGGAATTGGCGCCAACTCCCTAAGTTTGCAG GTCTTTCGAGGTGTGGGAAGAGTTGTCGGTTGAATTATCTAAGGCCTAATATCAAAAGAGGGAACTTCACTCAACAAGAAGAGGAACTGATTATCCGAATGCATAAAAATCTGGGCAATAGATGGTCTGTCATTGCGGCTGAGTTACCTGGAAGAACTGATAACGAAATAAAGAACCATTGGCATACTTCTCTTAAGAAGAGAGCTCAACAGATGAACACAGTCTCAAATGAAGAAACCATAGCCACCAAATCTCAAGCTAGTTCCCATATCTCAGACATCACTGGCCCATTATCTCCATTTTCATCATCCAGTGAATTCTCTTCCACAACATCAGATCAGAGTTTCACTGCATTGGAAGATTTTGGTTTTCTGGATTCGTTTATAGAATCTATGGATGACAGTTTTATGCTTGATAATGACTTTACAAGCTTTGTAGATGCGTATACAGAGTCAACAGTTGATAGTTTTTGGACGCACCCATATGAAGGTGACATGTCCCCCATTCTATAG